A genomic region of Eucalyptus grandis isolate ANBG69807.140 chromosome 5, ASM1654582v1, whole genome shotgun sequence contains the following coding sequences:
- the LOC104443366 gene encoding cyclic nucleotide-gated ion channel 1 translates to MDIREDTGVFAKIKSLRMPLSSLLVSERKMLDPQSPCLQQWNRIFLILCVFALALDPLFFYIPVIDVNKWCLDIDNRMKIIASLLRTIIDAFYIIHVILKFHTGYTVPPSRPFGREVLINDPSAVSRRYLSSYFFLDILAILPIPQVVVFVIIPTPHRPGALMVKESLKFIIYGQCVPRIIRIYPLYKAVTRTSGLLLEKAWAGAAFNLLLFMFSSHVFGTFWYLFSIDRKVRCWEAACRRPDCDSSYLYCSTAQKQNYTFLDTACPLIEPNDIKDSKEFSFGIFIDALRSGIVESKDLSKKLFYCSWWGFRNLSSLGQNLQTSTSVGEIVFAFSIAIAGLVLYSLLIGNMQKNLQSTKVRRAEERRERTQDAEQWMSRRRLPEGLKARIRRYGRFQWQETRGVDEESLIRNLPKDLRRDIKRHLCLQILMRVPMFEKMDEQLLDAMCDRLKPVLYTKKSLIMCEGDPVDEMLFIIQGKLVTMTTNGGRTGFFNSYYLKEGDFCGEELLIWAMDPNSSSNLPSSMRTVEAITEVEAYALTSYDLKFVASQFRHLHSKQLQHTFRFYSRQWRTWAACFIQATWRRHCEWKCNAEDSLHNALAKDGGASPSLAATIYPADGSN, encoded by the exons ATGGATATCAGAGAGGATACGGGAGTTTTTGCGAAGATCAAAAGCTTGAGAATGCCATTAAGCTCCTTGCTTGTATCAGAGAGGAAAATGCTTGATCCGCAAAGTCCATGTCTTCAACAGTGGAACAGGATATTCTTGATCTTGTGTGTTTTCGCACTAGCTTTGGACCCGCTGTTTTTCTACATCCCTGTGATTGACGTTAATAAGTGGTGTCTTGATATAGACAACAGAATGAAGATCATAGCATCCCTTCTTCGAACTATAATCGATGCGTTTTACATTATCCACGTAATCCTCAAATTTCATACGGGGTACACAGTCCCTCCTTCCAGACCGTTTGGAAGAGAGGTTTTAATTAATGATCCATCAGCTGTATCCCGAAGATACTTATCGTCGTACTTCTTCCTTGATATCCTAGCGATTCTTCCAATCCCGCAG GTCGTGGTATTTGTTATCATTCCCACACCCCACAGGCCAGGTGCTTTAATGGTAAAGGAGTCATTGAAGTTCATCATTTATGGCCAATGTGTACCGAGGATTATTAGGATCTATCCACTGTACAAGGCAGTGACAAGAACATCCGGTTTACTTCTTGAAAAAGCCTGGGCTGGGGCCGCCTTCAATCTTCTGCTTTTCATGTTTTCCAGTCAC GTATTTGGAACTTTTTGGTACTTATTCTCGATCGATAGAAAAGTCAGGTGCTGGGAAGCGGCGTGTCGAAGACCAGACTGTGACTCTTCATATTTATACTGCAGCACAGCACAGAAACAGAACTATACGTTTCTTGACACTGCTTGTCCTCTGATTGAACCCAATGACATTAAGGATTCAAAAGAGTTCAGCTTTGGAATATTCATCGATGCCCTCCGGTCTGGCATTGTGGAGTCAAAAGACTTGTCAAAGAAGTTATTCTACTGCTCTTGGTGGGGATTCCGCAATCTTAG CTCTTTGGGTCAAAACCTACAAACAAGCACCTCTGTGGGGGAGATTGTCTTTGCTTTCAGCATAGCTATAGCCGGCTTGGTCTTGTATTCATTGCTTATCGGCAACATGCAG AAAAATCTGCAGTCTACTAAAGTTAGAAGagcagaggagaggagagaaaggacGCAAGATGCAGAGCAATGGATGTCGCGCCGTAGGCTTCCAGAGGGCTTGAAGGCGCGAATTAGGCGGTATGGACGGTTCCAATGGCAAGAAACGAGAGGTGTCGATGAAGAATCTTTGATCAGGAACCTCCCTAAAGATCTCCGTAGAGACATAAAGCGTCACCTTTGCCTGCAAATTCTAATGAGA GTGCCCATGTTTGAGAAAATGGATGAACAATTGCTGGACGCAATGTGCGATCGCCTCAAGCCAGTCCTGTACACAAAGAAAAGCTTGATCATGTGCGAGGGGGACCCTGTTGATGAGATGCTCTTCATCATACAAGGCAAGTTGGTGACCATGACCACAAATGGTGGAAGAACGGGATTCTTCAACTCATACTATCTGAAGGAAGGTGATTTCTGTGGAGAGGAATTGCTTATTTGGGCCATGGATCCAAATTCCTCCTCCAATCTTCCCTCCTCGATGAGAACCGTAGAAGCTATCACGGAGGTCGAAGCCTACGCACTCACTTCCTATGACCTGAAGTTTGTGGCCTCTCAGTTTCGGCATCTTCACAGCAAGCAGCTCCAACATACTTTCAG
- the LOC120293437 gene encoding uncharacterized mitochondrial protein AtMg00810-like → MGNDDSAVKRLKEYLHSTFHIKDLGPPKFFLGIEIARSDKGISLSQRKFVMEIISEAGLSGCRPAIIPIEQNAKLTYVDYDAGISSSFDDPLLDDPLGYQRLVGKLIYLTMTRPDIYYAVQTLSQFMHKPKQSHMSAALKVVKYLKTCPGLGILLSRRCNMEMTAYCDSDYATCPMSRRSITGFCIKFGESLLSWKTKKQSTVFLSLAKAEYRSMAKTVCEIVWLRGLLLDLGTEVKGPSMLFCDNDSALKLAANPVLHERTKHIED, encoded by the coding sequence atgggaaatgatgattctgctGTAAAAAGACTTAAAGAGTATCTACATTCCACCTTTCATATTAAAGATTTAGGGCCACCTAAGTTTTTCTTAGGAATTGAGATAGCTCGTTCAGATAAGGGAATCTCTCTTAGTCAGCGGAAATTCGTGATGGAAATTATATCAGAAGCAGGACTGTCAGGCTGTAGACCAGCGATTATTCCTATTGAGCAGAATGCCAAACTGACTTATGTTGACTATGATGCTGGTATATCATCTTCCTTTGATGATCCATTACTAGACGATCCGCTAGGATATCAGAGACTTGTGGGAAAGCTTATATATCTTACCATGACTAGACCAGATATCTACTATGCAGTACAGACTCTCAGTCAGTTTATGCACAAGCCAAAGCAATCTCACATGAGTGCAGCCTTGAAGGTTGTGAAATACTTAAAGACGTGTCCAGGATTAGGGATTCTCCTTTCCCGaagatgcaacatggaaatgacagccTATTGCGATTCGGATTATGCTACATGTCCTATGAGCAGGAGATCCATCACTGGCTTTTGTATCAAGTTTGGGGAGTCAttgctttcatggaagacaaagaagcaatctACTGTGTTTTTATCTTTAGCTAAAGCCGAGTATCGATCCATGGCCAAGACAGTTTGTGAAATAGTTTGGTTAAGGGGTTTACTCTTAGATCTTGGCACAGAAGTTAAAGGACCATCTATGctcttttgtgacaatgattcaGCACTCAAGCTTGCTGCAAATCCTGTATTACATGAGAGGACGAAGCACATAGAG